Below is a genomic region from Henckelia pumila isolate YLH828 chromosome 3, ASM3356847v2, whole genome shotgun sequence.
GCTGAATTTGCTGACAACCATCCCCAACCTTCTGATAGCTCCAGCTCTAATTCGAGTAAAGATTCAGAAGCTGAAAAGGAGTTGGAAGAAGAGTCagattctgatgactctgaagaagaagtGGAAGGTGCTGAgaaggtgttgccgacaccctggacaacaccttggGTGAAGAATATCGGGTAAACTCATCCTACTCATCTACTTTTTATTCCAAGGAAATTGCTGACTGCTGGGATAAGTATTCTGATCGTGAGTTCCTTGAGGAACGTAATATTTATGTGGAGAGCTATGAAGCTCAAAATTTGGTCAGATTCTTTGAAGTGAGAAATCTGCTGGCCACCATCTCTACTGCTGGTCCGTATTGCAGGGAAATTGTTCGAGAATTATACTGTAATTTGACTGAGGCTGTGAAGGACCCGCGGTATGTAAGTATGGGAAGGTGTATGTGCGATGACATATTTTTTCCTTCAGTCCTGCTATGATAAATGGACTCCTCCATACTCTTACTTGTGATGATGCTGCACTACCTTCTATGGATGAGATGACCTCTGTCATTACTGGAGGTCAAGTCACTGTCTTTCCCTCTCACCCGAAGAAGTTGCAGGCTGCCAAGCTCACCTCCTTATACTCTGTTTTACACAAGATCGCTGTCAAGACATGGACTCCATCTGGGAATTCCACTATTGTTACCAAGCATCAGGCTCCAGTCTTGTACGCCATTGGCACAGGAAGCAATTTCAACTATGGCCAATTTGTGTTTGACACTGTCATGGCCTTTGCAGATTGTGCACAACCAACATTGAAGCTGCCGTATCCATCACTCATCTATTCTATGTTGTTGTCTCAAgagattgagaaggatgatgatgaagcaCTTATTGCTCCGGGAGAGTTGCTGAAGATCGCACCTGCATTGCTCAAGGTAAATAGGAAGATAGACCTTCCTTGGTCTAAGTCTGCTGATTACGCAGGTATTGTGGCAGGTGCTGCCAACACCTCCGCTTCCACTGCTGTTTTTGTACCTCCCTCTACTGCTCATGATGTTGATCCTGCATTCATACAAGCTCAATTGgtgcatgctgagcagaagatCGCACAAGCAAAGGCTGACTTAGCCTATTATGAAGGGTTAAAGACTCACTATGAATCACTACTAAGCGGAGctggcccttctgaacaaaaaggggAAGAAAGTGAAGCAGAAGAAGctgaattttaattgttttgcaaatttctttttggttttgctagtttttttttatttttttagtttttgtttttgctctGGTCCTAATCAAAACTGCTTTGTGTGTTAACtctgatatgttttgtttttgtttctccTTGCACTTATGATTTCTGATTTAAGGTGTCAtagctagatgttgccaacatctcgaGACAACACCTCTGCATATACTTAGGGGAGAAtctattcagggggagttttgattaagggggagcttagtTGATCTGTTAGTGTATTAgatgtgttttgtccagaaaggcaaaaagggggagattgaaaggaatattttattccttaaaaacATCCTAatataaaaagattttatttaatatcttttgcctttcttggacatgaagtaatctttatttaagtgttttattTCATATTGATAAGCTAATtagaatatttatcatatcatatctaatacttatcttttcttattttatgtagatttgatatgatcaaataaaaggaatcctacgcctacaagaaaacatattgAAGAAGGATTCTTTGCATATATATGAGATTAGAGATCGACGAAAGGAGATTGAATAGAGAGCTTCACATACGTACGTGAGAAGTGAAGAACTTCTGAAGCTTGTCACGATCGTGGTTGCTTGAAGCCGTGAAGAACACTCGAAGATTGTTGATCGAAAAGTGTTTACATCTCACGTGTTTTGACTTCAAGTTTTCTCCTTACTATGTTTTCGTTATTCCATTccatatagaatttttaggagaacttttattctttatttctcACTTGTAttgagaaattaaatttttcaataatcactagttttagggtttgtaaaactctttgaaagtttttttagtgaagttttgccctgaggcgctgcaagagtattttatactcttgcttaaatcatttgagtctatttaattggttgcttgtttattttatttacgctttaattatattccgctgcaaattattcaaggtgttatagtaggtgttgtcaacaccttgtgacaacacctcaaactattTATGTGTAACCCTCATTCCCTTACAAAAGCAATTTAAAATGGAAAAGTAAAGATAAGAagacattaattaattaatcatattCTATGGTCTTAATTAGTTTAGTACTTTCGGTTAAGATGTCTCTTATAAGTTTGATAGAGTTTCTGAGAGTTTCATATATGAAATTGGACAATCCTCCTCCTCTGAGCTAGCTTTTGGGATTGAAGTTGAGTTCACGTACAAACTTAACATGGTACCAAAGTTCCAGCCCATGCCGTTATGCGTTGGATTGTTCATAGTTAAATCGTCCATAGTTGCGCCACCCGTTATATCTCAATGCTCCAAATGTTCATTCTTCGGTTGAATAGAGTTCCTAATCAAAGTTTCATATATGAACTTgaacaatcctcaaattaaaGTGTTTTAAGATGTCCCACATCGGCTAGTGTGTTAAGATCACATATCGACTGGATAGAGATGATGAGAGTTTCGTATATGAACTTGGACAATCATCTCACTTGAGCTAGTTTTGGCGATTGAAGTTTGATTTAGAtccaaatttaaatcttaaCACTTCACCCCAAATATATaagtttgtttatttttttctcaCGCATTAAGAAgataattgaaaaataaatttgtatACAAATTACTTCCAATTTGTTCATATTTGATTCATTCAATAAAATGATTGCTCGTATTCCAAAAAATTTAATAGGGATATATTTAAATCAAGAACAAATGCAATTAAAAATGTAAAAATTAAACTATATATTTGAGGTAAtcgaaaaaatgaaaaatatataattgaaacGAATGTAGCATATATTCGTTATCACGTGGCAAAGTAACAATTAAAGCATTTAATGCATTTATAATTTAAatgttttgaaatttgaataataatatttattattaatacaacaacaacaatggaAGGTGGGGGAGTTTTGTCACCCAACatagttaatacattatatataagtttctagaagggaaaaaagaaaaaagaaaaaagaaaaaagaaaaaagaaaacatgATATACAAGTCTTTACGTGTTTCATAAAACATTTTGGAATTATCTTGTTGCTAGAGCTATAGTAAAACATGTTACATATTTGATTTTACATCCGAATCAGATATTGTTTATTTACATCCCCGTGGTATCTTTATATTCTTAAAAGATTTgtgtaatatattttaaaatttaaatctataaggggtaaaaataaataaataaataaataaactaaaactgTAGTGTTTCTCTTACAACCACAACCAGAGAAGAACCATAAAAAGTAAATTTCTTGTTTTtacttttaagttaattagggaTGGGGATGGCAATTGGCATTGGGGACCCATACCCGATGTCCTACCCACTTCGTACCCGTCTTATGTGGGGCGGGTTCGGAtaattttaatttccaaaaaaGGATCAAAAGTATAAAATAAATCTTTTTATTGCACCACTCGAACTTCGACGAGTTACTTaaccaaaaattcatgaaaaattgTCCAAATTACagaaacaattttcaatatAAAAATCGGACAAAATAAAATCTTGTGAATGACAAAGATTAAGGTCGTGTTTGTAAACTCCAAAGACTTTTCAACAAATTtgctaataaaaaaaataatcacttatttttaaaaattagtaTTACCAAAATAAGTTAGACCACTTTCTATCAGGAGGGTAGAAAAAATTTCACTTTTTTTATACTCACTTTGTCTCGATTATATagtcatatttttttttcacacagattaaaaaaaatcattgagaaaacaaattttattcaaacttCCTATTGTAttcctatttaatgtattaaaaaatgattgcacaatttttaaAGTGTAGTTAATAAAagtatattagtaaaaaaatgtaaaaaatattactaaatatggtatatgactatatatttgggacaaacaaaaaataaaacgtGGACTATATAATGGAGACGGAGAGAGTATGTTTCTAGGGGGTGTTCATTTAatccgaaccgaaccgaaccgaaccgaaattcACCCGAAATCCGAAACCGAAAACCAAACCGAATTCATGGTTCGGTGAAAAACCGATTTTTTTGTTTTCGGTTTGGATTTCGGTTTAATCGAATTTTcagtttttaatatttattttttattaataaaaataaataaacaatattttaaaatataaaaatgaatttttaaaaaaaacaaaaaatcggTTTTCGGTTCAGTTCGGTTGACCGAGCCAAAAAATCGAACCgaaaatccaaaattcaaaaaactaaaaaccgaaccaaatttATGTTTTGGTTTTCGGTTCAAACCGAATTTTTGATTTCGGATCGGCTCGAGCGGTTAACCAAACCATAAACACCCCTAGTTTATACTCCACTATTTCTttaaaaatacaacaaatataaaatatttaaaactaaaaaaatttaattagtcgTCGTCGAAACTAAGAAAGAAAAATGTGATGCTACATGTATACAGAGGGTTATACGTTGGGTTGCAAgttgcacttgaaattacatgaatatccttaatgtattttggaaagatttttttttttccaaataaaatggagggataattttgtaatttcatgtgTAGTGTGTAATCCAACGTGTAACTGAATGTGTATATATAacatttctcaaaaaaaaatatctacGCTTCAAGTGTTGTTTCGTGACATGGAATAGAGGTGCCAATACGGGTTAGCGGGGCGGGCTGACCCACAATTCTTCATTTGGCGCGATGAGGCATATCGACTCACTTTTTAGGTGGTTTGCGAAAGTATCAatccaacccacctattttagaTAGCGAGACGGGACAACCCAGTAAACTTATTTGTAATTTGACGAGTTGGGACGAAAAACCCGCAACCCACAACAACCAACTGTTAAGCTGGATGGGGACGGGCCGGTCTACTATTTGGTGGGTTGAAAAATCGACAACCTAAACCACCTATTATATATGACATGCACAAATCTATCCAGCGAACATAATCATTTTTACACCTCTAATCTGGAACCAAATTTACCCGAGTATCGTTGGCCTAATCAAAATCCGATTTGAGTAACttcaatattataataaaatcgaatcttattaaaaatattattttcatacgCACATGGaacaaaaaacatatattttataataaaaataaaatatggatGTATGCAGCTCCACTCCTCTCAGTCATGTGCCAGAGAGATCAAATATGAAATCAACTTCTTCACGGCGCCGGATAAGTTATTGCTCCATTCCTAGGTGGCATGCGCACACATACGTATATGCACACATTTTCTTTATCTATATCTATCCATATATCTATaatatcttcatcttcttctatatatatgtgtgtgctATGTTTTCTTTTTCCTCACTCACCACTCATCGATCTTTACAACTTCCACTCCCACTACTCTTCTGTATATCGAGACACCACCAAgatgatatataaatatatatattttcccaTTTCTCTCTTTTTGTAAGGAAAAAATTCCCATGaatatttgtaattaatttatattatatatcccGGTTTCTGTTTCTACCATCATGAACTGCTTGGCGAGCTGGCCGGAACCCGTGGTCCGTGTGCAACATTTATCCGACAGCGGGATAAAGGTCATACCGGACCGCTACGTGAAGAAGCCACTGGAAAGGCCTGGTAATTCTGTGGAACCGGCAGCAGCCGAGAGCGAAGAAGTTAACATTCCCGCCATAGACATGAAAGATCTGTATTCGGGAGACGGGTCGATCCGACAAAGGACGGCCCTACTCATCGACAGCGCGTGCCGCGAGTGGGGGTTCTTCCAGGTTGTGAACCACGGAGTGAGCCACGAGCTGATGGCGCGTGTCCGTGAAGCCTGGTACCAGTTCTTCCATCTGCCTCTGGAGGAGAAGCAGAAGTACGCGAATTCGCCTAGCACTTACGAGGGGTACGGGAGCCGGCTGGGGGTTGAGAAAGGGATTTCGCTGGATTGGAGCGATTACTTCTTTCTTCACTATCTGCCCGTGGGGCTCAGAGATCAGGACAAATGGCCGACTCTTCCAGCTTCTTGCAGGTATTTCCATTTTTTAATTTGCTACGAAATAAACGTGTTTATTATAAGTGTCGTTTTCCAAAGGGAAATTGCGTGTCAGATACTCCGTAACTAATTAATTCAAAGTCAATATTTGCATATTTTTTATGTATCAAATGAGACTCGGGGCATACAAGTTGTTCGGGGTACGTacaatttatgatttttgataaaataattggttttaaaaaataattaagggTCCGATCGTTTAATTtcattgaatatatatatatttcatttacTTTGATCCCGTCAGGGAAACATGACATGATCACCGGTACACTGGACATGCTTATAATTTTATTCCTCGACCTTGTGAActtccaaatttttttaattatggatccaaaaatatacatatatagatgataattaattatatatggtTAATATATATCGAGGATTTACAATGTATATTTGTTGCATGATAATAATTTCAGGCAAGTGGTGGACGAGTACAGTAGAGAAGTTGTGAAACTTGGTGGTAAATTGATGAAGGTTTTCTCAACAAATCTTGGGCTAAGAGAAGGGTATCTTCAAGATGCCTTCGGAGGAGACGATGAAATAGGTGCATGCTTGAGGGCTAACTTCTACCCCAAATGCCCTCAACCGGATCTTACGTTGGGTC
It encodes:
- the LOC140887712 gene encoding jasmonate-induced oxygenase 1-like, with protein sequence MNCLASWPEPVVRVQHLSDSGIKVIPDRYVKKPLERPGNSVEPAAAESEEVNIPAIDMKDLYSGDGSIRQRTALLIDSACREWGFFQVVNHGVSHELMARVREAWYQFFHLPLEEKQKYANSPSTYEGYGSRLGVEKGISLDWSDYFFLHYLPVGLRDQDKWPTLPASCRQVVDEYSREVVKLGGKLMKVFSTNLGLREGYLQDAFGGDDEIGACLRANFYPKCPQPDLTLGLSSHSDPGIMTLLFPDENVPGLQVRHAGKWVTVNPLPNAFIVNLADQLEIMSNGNYKSVEHRVIVNAQKERVSLAYFYNPKGDIVIKPAEPLVSEERPTLYPAMTFDAYRLYIRTKGPHGKSQVEAMVKSTTQ